CTGCGCAGATGTTTTCCCCAACGGCTTTGCGTCCGCGGTACGCCAAATGGCTGATCGCAACCGGACTCTTCCTGATGCTCAGTGGCTGTGTTGATAAACCCAACACGCTGGAGCGCGTAAAGGAGGACGGTGTGCTGCGGGTGGTTACCCGCAACAGCCCCGCCACTTACTTCCAGGATCGTAACGGTGAAACCGGCTTCGAATACGAGCTGGTGAAGCGCTTTGCCGAAGATCTGGGGGTCGAACTGAAAATCGAGACCGCCGACAACCTCGACGACTTGTTCACTCAAGTCGGCAAGCCGAATGGCCCGGTACTCGCAGCGGCCGGCCTGGTCAGCAGCGAACAGCGCAAAAAGCAGGTGCGCTTCTCCCACTCCTACCTCGAAGTCACCCCGCAGGTGATCTACCGCAACGGCCAGTCGCGGCCGACGGATGCTGGCGATCTGGTCGGCAAGAAGATCATGGTGCTCAAGGGCAGCACCCACGCCGAACAACTGGCGGAGCTGAAAAAGAAATATCCCGGCATTGAATACGAGGAGTCCGACGCGGTTGAAGTGGTCGACCTGCTGCGGATGGTCGATGAAGGGCAGATTGACCTGACGCTGGTCGATTCCAACGAAGTGGCGATGAACCAGGTCTACTTCCCGAAGATTCAGGTGGCCTTCGACCTCGGTGACGCGAGCAACCAGAGCTGGGCCGTGGCGCCCGGCGAAGACAACAGCCTGCTCAACGAGATCAACGCCTACCTCGACAAGGTGCAGAAAAACGGCACCCTGCAACGCCTGAAGGACCGTTATTACGGCCACGTCGATGTCCTCGGCTACATGGGCGCCACCACGTTCGCCCAGCATCTGCAGCAACGCCTGCCGAAATACGAGCAGCACTTCAAGAATTACGCGAAGAAAGAGAAAGTCGATTGGCGCCTGTTGGCGGCGGTCGGTTATCAGGAATCGTTATGGCAAGCGGCAGTCACCTCGAAAACCGGCGTGCGCGGCTTGATGATGCTGACCCAGAACACCGCGCAAGCGATGGGCGTGTCGAATCGCCTCGATCCAAAGCAAAGCATCATGGGCGGCGCCAAGTACCTGGCTTACATGAAGGACCAACTGGACGATTCGATCCAGGAACCGGACCGCACCTGGTTTGCCCTGGCGGCTTATAACGTCGGCAGCGGTCACCTGGATGACGCGCGCAAACTGGCGGCGAAGGAAGGTTTGAACCCGGACAAATGGCTGGACGTGAAGAAGATTCTGCCGCGTCTGTCGGAGAAGAAGTGGTACAGCAAAACCCGCTACGGCTATGCGCGCGGCGGCGAGCCGGTGCATTTTGTGGCGAACATCCGCCGCTATTACGACATCCTGACCTGGGTCACGCAGCCGCAGCTTGAAGGTGATCAGGTGGCGGAAGGCAACCTGCACGTGCCGGGGATCGACAAGACCAAGCCGAATCAGGAAACCCCGCCGCTCTAAAGCCGTACACCCATCAAAACTGTGGGAGCGAGCTTGCTCGCGATAGCCGTCTGACAGCCACCAATTATGGTGACTGACTGGGCCTCATCGCGAGCAAGCTCGCTCCCACAATTGTTTTGTGTTCGGTTTAAGCTTTTGCGGCGGCCGCGAGGATCAGCGCTTTCATCTCGGCAACAGCCGATTTGAACCCGACAAACAAAGCATGCGCCACCAACGCGTGGCCGATGTTCAGTTCGTTGATGCCTTTGATCGCTGCCACGGCTTCGACGTTGTGATAATGCAACCCGTGGCCAGCGTTGACGATCAGTCCCTGGGCCAGACCAAACGCGACACCATCGGCCACACGCTGCAATTCTTCCGCGACATCGGTTGGCGTTTCGGCATCGGCATAGCGGCCAGTGTGCAGCTCGATGGCCGGCGCACCGACACGCTTCGACGCCGCAATCTGCCGCTCATCGGCATCGATGAACAGCGACACTTCGCAACCAATCTTCGCCAGGCGATCCACCGCAGCCTTGATCCGCGCTTCCTGCCCCGCCACATCCAGCCCACCCTCGGTGGTCAGTTCCTGACGGGTTTCCGGCACCAGGCAAATGTGCGCCGGACGGATGCGCTCGGCGAACGCCAGCATTTCTTCGGTGACGCCCATTTCGAAATTCATGCGGGTTTGCAGCACATCCTTGAGCAGCAACACGTCGCGCTCCTGAATGTGCCGACGGTCTTCACGCAAATGCACAGTGATGCCATCGGCGCCCGCCTCTTCCGCGTCCAGCGCTGCTTTGACCGGGTCCGGGTAACGCGTGCCGCGGGCCTGACGCAGGGTGGCGACGTGGTCGATGTTGACGCCAAGAAGAATGCGATTGCTGGTGGTCACGGAAGCGCTCCTGAATTTAAAGATTCGGCGCACAGCATACGGGGAGACTACGGCTTGCGAAACAGTTCGCGACTGACCAGCGGACGACCGCCCAAATGCACCGCGAGTGCTTGACGCATCAGGCGCTTGGCGGCGGACAAGGCACCGGGGGCAGTCCAGTCAGCCTCGGACATGGCGAGCAATTCGGTGCCGTTGAACAGGCCCGGTTGCAGCAGATAAACCCGCTCCAGCCCCGCATCCACCTGCAAGCGATAGAGCCCGTCGGGCGCAACCGCGTCGCCGTGGATGTCGCTGCTCAGGGCAAAGCCGTAACCGAGGTCATCAAGCAAGCGCCATTCGAACGAACGCAGTAACGGCTCCAGCGGCCGACCTTCGGCCAGCGCGAGCAACGTCGCCGCGTAGTGATCAAACACGCCGGGGTGCGGGTCTTCGGACGGCAACAGACGAATCAGCAGTTCATTGAGGTAGAGCCCGCTGAACAGCGCTTCGCCGTTGAGCCAGGTGGAAATACCGGCGCTTTCCATGCGCCCGACATTCTTCAGCTCGCCGCGCCCGCGAAACTCGACTTCCAGCGGCACGAACGGCCGCGCCAACGTCCCGGCCTTGCCCCGCGCACTGCGCAACACTGCCCGCAGCCGACCTTGCGGCGTAAGGAAATCCACCAGCGCACTGCTTTCGCGGTAGGCGCGGGAGTGGAGCACGTAGGCGAGTTGGCCGATGGGTGGGGTTTGAGACATGGAAGTCAGTTTCTCAATGAGTCAGCACAGATTTATAAACCACCCAAAACCAATGTGGGAGCGAGCTTGCTCGCGATTGCGGTCCGTCAGTCAACATGGCTGTTGAATGTCAGGCCCTCATCGCGAGCAAGCTCGCTCCCACAGGGGATCTACGGTGTAGCGCAGACCCGTTTTACAAATCGCCGTAACCCAGCGAACGCAGGGCGCGCTCGTCGTCGGACCAGCCGCCTTTCACTTTCACCCAGAGGTTGAGCATGATCTTGGAGTCGAACAGCAGCTCCATGTCCTTGCGCGCTTCGGTGCCGATGCGTTTGATGCGCTCGCCCTTGTCGCCAATGATGATCTTCTTCTGGCCGTCACGTTCGACGAGGATCAGCGCATGAATATGCAGGGTTTTGCCCTGCTGCTTGAACTCCTCGATTTCGACGGTGATCTGGTACGGCAGCTCGGCGCCCATCTGGCGCATGATTTTCTCGCGAACCAGTTCGGCGGCGAGGAAGCGGCTGCTGCGGTCGGTGATCTGGTCTTCCGGGAAGAAATGCTCGTTCTCCGGCAGGTACCCGGCGATCACCCGCTCCAGCGCTTCAAGGTTGTGCCCGTGCTGGGCCGAGATCGGCATGATCTGCGCGTTCGGCAGCTGTTCCTGCAACCAGCTCAGGTGCGGCATCAGCTCGGCTTTGTCTTCGATGCGGTCGGTCTTGTTCAGCGCGACGATCAACGGGCCGGTCACGTACTGGACGCGTTCGAGCACCATCTGGTCTTCGTCGGTCCACTTGGTGCGGTCAACCACGAAGATCACCACGTCGACGTCTTTCAACGCGGCCGAAGCAGTCTTGTTCATGTAGCGGTTCAGCGCTTTCTCGCCACCCTTGTGCATGCCCGGGGTATCGACGTAGACGGCCTGAACGGCGCCTTCGGTCTTGATGCCCAGCATGTTGTGACGAGTGGTTTGCGGCTTGCGCGAGGTGATCGCCAGCTTCTGACCCAGGATATGGTTCAGCAGCGTGGACTTGCCCACGTTGGGACGGCCGACGATGGCAACATAGCCACAGCGAGTTGCAGTTGTATCAGTCATTGCCATTCTCCACACCCAGGGCAATCAGTGCTGCGGCGGCCGCTACCTGTTCGGCAATACGACGACTCACACCCTGACCTCGGCTTTTTTCATTCAGTAAGGTGATTTCGCATTCGACGAAGAAAACTCGGCAATGCGGCTCACCCTGGATATCCACCACTTCGTAACGTGGCAGCTCACAGCCCCGCGATTGCAGGAATTCCTGCAGACGGGTTTTTGGATCTTTGTTGGTGTCGACCAGGGTCAGCCCCTCGAACTCACCGGTCAGCCAGGCCAGCACGCGCTCGCGCGCCATGTCCATGCCGGCGTCCAGGTAGATCGCACCGATCAGCGCTTCGAGGGCATCGGCCAGAATCGATTCGCGACGGAAACCGCCACTTTTCAATTCACCCGAACCCAGGCGCAGGTAGTCGCCCAGATCAAACCCACGGGCCAGTACGGCCAGGGTCTCACCTTTCACCAGGCGCGCGCGCAAACGCGACAACTGGCCTTCGCGCGCCAGCGGGAAGCGATCGAACAGCGCCTCGCCCGCGACGAAGTTGAGGATGGCATCACCGAGGAATTCCAGGCGTTCATTGTTACGCCCGGCAAAACTGCGGTGAGTCAGGGCCAGAATCATCAGTTCCTGGTCCTTGAAGGTGTAGCCGAGCTGACGCTCTAGACGACTTAAGGAGGCGCTCACGGTTTACCCACGCTGAGTTCGTGGTTGGATTCCACCGCCATCGCCGTGATGCGGCGCAGGCCTGGGACAATTAACGCTGTGTTCAAAAATTACGTCCTGAATATCAGTGTTTTCATGCTGCTGGCGCCGATTGTGGCGGCTCCAGAAATGCATTCGGCGCTGTGTTCAACAGCGCCGTGGAGTGATTACTTGATCAGGCCAACCCGCGAGAAATTCGGCAGGTGGCTGAGTTTGGGTTCTGGCCAGCTCATCCAGACTGCGAAGGCCTTGCCGACAATATTCTTGTCGGGAACCATGCCCAGCAGATCTTTCGGAATGCTCGGATCATCCCAATAGCGACTGTCGTTAGAGTTGTCGCGGTTGTCGCCCATCATGAAGTAATGGCCGGCAGGCACGGTCCAGCTATGGTCCGGCGTGGCGCGGTAGCGGCTCATTTCCTTGCGGATCAAGTGCTCGGCCGCACCGAGTTTTTCTTCGTAGAGTTCAGCGCTGCCCAACGTGCCCGGCTCGGTGCCGACCAGTTTTTCGGCGATCGACTCGCCGTTGACGAACAGGCGCTTGTCGGCGGTGTAGCGAATCTGGTCGCCCGGCAAGCCGACTACACGCTTGATGTAGTTGACGTTCGGGTCGCTCGGATAGCGGAACACCATCACATCGCCGCGCTGCGGATCACCGACTTCGATGACTTTCTTGTCGATCACCGGCAGGCGGATCCCGTAAGAAAACTTGTTCACCAGAATGAAGTCGCCAACGTCCAGGGTCGGTTTCATCGAGCCGGACGGAATCTGGAACGGTTCCACCAGGAACGAACGCAGCACCAGCACGATGAACAACACCGGGAAGAACGACTTGCCGTATTCGACCAGCAGCGGCTCTTTGTTCAGTTTCTCGACCACCACCACATCCGGCTGGCTGACGCTGCCCTGATAGGAGGAAATGGCGGCACGCCGACGCGGCGCCAGGAAAACCAGATCGAGCAACGCCAACAGACCGCAGACGAACACGGCGATGACCAGCAACAGCGGGAAATTTAGTGACATAGGACCTAACTATCCAACCTGAGCACTGCAAGGAAGGCTTCTTGTGGAATTTCCACGTTGCCGACTTGCTTCATGCGTTTTTTACCGGCCTTCTGCTTCTCGAGCAGTTTCTTCTTACGGCTAACGTCACCGCCGTAGCATTTGGCCAATACGTTCTTTCTGAGTGCCTTGACGGAGGTCCGCGCAATGATCTGCCCGCCAATGGCGGCCTGGATCGCAACGTCGAACATCTGGCGCGGAATCAGTTCTTTCATCTTCTCGGTCAACTGGCGACCTTTGTAGTGCGCGTTATCCTTGTGCACGATCAGCGCCAGGGCGTCGACCTTGTCACCGTTGATCAACACATCCAGTTTCACCAGATTAGCTGATTGATAACGATCGAAATGGTAGTCCAGCGAAGCATAGCCGCGACTGGTCGATTTCAGACGATCGAAGAAGTCCAGGACCACTTCGTTCATCGGCAAATCGTAAGTCACCTGGACCTGCGAACCGAGGAACAGCATGTCGTGTTGAACGCCACGCTTTTCGATGCACAGGGTAATGACGTTGCCCAGGTGCTCTTGCGGCACAAGAATATTGGCCCGCACGATCGGCTCGCGCATGTCTTCGATCGAAGACAGGTCTGGGAGCTTCGACGGGTTATCGACGTAAATCGTTTCACCGGTTTTCAGCAACAGCTCGAAGATTACCGTCGGTGCCGTGGTGATCAGGTCCAGGTCGTACTCGCGCTCGAGGCGCTCCTGGATGATTTCCATGTGCAGCATGCCGAGGAACCCGCAACGGAAGCCGAAGCCCAGGGCGTCGGAGCTTTCCGGGGTGTACTGCAGCGACGAGTCGTTGAGCGTGAGCTTTTGCAGGGCTTCACGGAAATCTTCGAAGTCGTCGGAGCTGACCGGGAACAGACCGGCGTAAACCTGCGGCTGAATGCGTTTGAAGCCGGGCAGCACGTCAACGTCGGGGGTCGAGCTCAAGGTCAGGGTGTCACCTACTGGCGCACCGTGAATGTCCTTGATACCGGCAATGATGAAGCCCACTTCGCCGGCCTTCAGGTCAACGGTGGCAGTGTGTTTCGGGTTGAATACACCGACGCTGTCCACGAGGTGGATCTTGCCGGTGGATTTGACTAGGATCTTGTCGCCCTTCTTCACACGGCCGTGGCGCACGCGTACCAGGGAAACAACGCCCAGGTAGTTGTCGAACCAGGAATCGATGATCAACGCTTGCAGCGGATCTTCGTAGTTGCCGGTCGGCGCAGGAATGGTGTGAACCAGGCGCTCGAGCACTTCATCGACGCCCAGGCCAGTCTTGGCGCTGCACTCGACGGCGTCAGTGGCGTCGATGCCAATGATTTTCTCGATTTCTTCTTTGACGCGGTCCGGATCGGCCTGTGGCAGGTCGATCTTGTTCAGCACCGGCATGACTTCCAGGCCCTGCTCGATTGCCGTGTAGCAGTTGGCAACCGATTGCGCCTCAACGCCCTGACCAGCATCGACCACCAGCAACGCACCTTCACACGCCGCCAGCGAACGGCTGACTTCGTAGGTGAAGTCGACGTGGCCGGGGGTGTCAATAAAGTTCAGCTGGTACTTGATGCCATCGCGGGCAGTGTAATAAAGAGTGACGCTATGGGCCTTGATGGTGATCCCGCGTTCACGTTCCAGGTCCATGGAGTCGAGGACCTGTGCTTCCATTTCGCGCTCGGCAAGGCCGCCACACATCTGGATGAAGCGGTCGGCCAGCGTCGACTTGCCATGGTCAATGTGGGCGATGATGGAGAAATTGCGGATATGACTCAAATCACTCACGGATCAACACTCAAAAAGGCTGCAGGCATAGCCCGCCGAAAAATAGCCGGGAATTGTACCTGATCCTCGGCGCAAGCGTCACGTTCACAGGTCAGACGGCGAATACAAAAACGCCCCGGTCTTGCGACAAGGGCGTTTTTGAGCAACTGGCAAGGTCAGGAAAACCCCGGAATCAACCGGCCCGACGCAGCAACCAGACCCCGGCGAGGCCACACACCGTGGCCGGCACCAGTACCGCGAACAGCGGCGAGAAGCCGAACACCAGGCTCGAAGGCCCGAGCAAATCCTGGACGATACGGAAGGTGAAGCCCACCAGCACACCGGTAAATACCCGCTGGCCGAGGGTCACCGAACGCAGCGGCCCGAAGATAAAGGAGATCGCCATCAGCACCAGCGCTGCGGTGACCAACGGCTGCAACACCTTGACCCAAAACGCCAGCCAGTAACGGCCGTTAGCCAGACCCTGGTCCGACAGGTAATGGATATAACCCCACAAACCGCTGATCGACAGCGACTCGGGCGCCATCACCACGGTGCTGAGCAATTGCGGGCTCAACGCCACTTCCCAGCGTTCGACCGGCGCGTTGACCACTTCGGTGTTCTTTTCATGGAACCGCGTGGTCGTTACTTCGCTCAACTGCCAGTGATCGGTGTCGAACTCCGCACGTTTGGCGAAGCTCGCCGAGAGCATGTTGCGTTCTTTGTCAAAGTGATAACGAGTGACGCCGTACAGCAAGCCGTTCGGTTGCACCGAGTTGACGTGAATGAACTCGTCGCCCTGGCGGTGCCACAGACCGTGCCGGGCACTTTGCGCATCACCGCTGCCTTGGGCCAGCGAGCGCTTGGCTTGCGCGGCAACTTCGGTGGCCGGCGCCACGTATTCGCCGATCAACACGCCAGCAATCATCAGCACCAGCATCGGTTTCATCACGGCCCAGACGATCCGCCCGATCGACACGCCAGCGGCGCGCATGATCGTCAGTTCGCTGTTGCTGGCCAGACTGCCGAGGCCGATCAGGCAACCGATCAGCGCGGCCATCGGCAACATGTCATACATGCGCCGTGGCGCGGTCAGCAGCACATAGACCAGCACATCGACCAAGGTGTAGGTGTCGCTGGCGTCGCCCATTTCATCGATGAAGGCGAACAAGGTCGCCAAGCCGAGGATGATCCCCAGAACCGCGAGGATCGCCACGAAAACGCTGCTACCAATGTAGCGATCGAGCTTAACCACGGGCCACCTCCCGCGCATCGCGCCGACTGGCCAGTTTCAGGCGCATCGGCTCCCAGTAGAGCAGGATCAGGCCGATGACGAGGAATATCCCGTGCACCCACCACAAGCCCAGCGCAGGCGGGATCTTGCCTTTTTCGAGGGCGCCACGAGCGGCAATGAGGATGGTCAGGTAACCCATATAAAGAAGAATCGCCGGGAGCAGCTTGAGGAAACGGCCCTGACGCGGGTTGACGCGCGACAGCGGCACCGCCATCAGGGTCACGATGAACACCAGCAACGGCAGGGACAGACGCCATTGCAGTTCGGTACGCGCGCGGATGTCATCACTGCCGACCAGCGACAGCGTGGTCATGGCATCGCGGTCGGTGACTTCTTCACTGACATCCGGCTTGGGCAGCAGCACGCCGTATTCGTCGTACTTGATCTTGCGGTAGTCGGCCTGCCCCGGGTTACCGTCGTAACGGAAGCCGTTTTCCAGAATCAGGTAACGATTGCCGTCAGGACGGATTTCCTGGCGCCCCTTCTCGGCCACCAGCACGGAAATCCCGCGCTCTTTTTTGTCGGAGGAAAAGTTTTTCTGCGAGATAAACACGCCGCCCAGATTGACCCGGTCATCGGTCAGGGTTTCGGTGTAGGTCACCCGCGTACCGTCGCGCAACGCCTGGAAGCGCCCCGGCTCCAAGGTATCGAATTCGGTCAGCGCGTCCTGCTTGTTCAGCAGCAACTGGAACTGATTGGCACCCTGCGGCGCCAGGCTCAGGCTGAGCCACGCCACCACCAGCGCGACCAGCGTCGCCGGAAAAAGGGTGATACGAAACAGCCGTTGCTGGCTCATGCCGGTGGCCGACAGCACGGTCATTTCGCTTTCCAGGTACAAGCGGCCGTAGGACAGCAGGATCCCGAGGAACAGCCCCAATGGCAGGATCAGCTGCAGGAAACCCGGCAGGCGAAACCCCATGATCAGGAACAGTGAACCCGGATCGAGCTGGCCGGAAGCCGCCTGCGCGAGGTATTTGATGAAGCGACCGCTCATGATGATGACCAGCAGCACGGCGCTCACGGCGCTCAAGGTCAACAGGACTTCGCGGGACAGATAACGGAAGACGATCAAACCAGACACTCCAGGGTTGTCAGGCTAAGGCGGCCAAACAAACAAACGTAGCGGCCGACCCGCAAGGCAGGGCCGCCAAAAAAGATGGCGCATTATCCTGTGATTGGGTGCGCCTGTCACTGCGCAAGCTCAAGCACATGCGCAAAGCACCGAAGATCGTCGAACCGAGGGTTGTCAGGCGCTGCTAGCGAGGTTCAAACTGCGGCCTTTGTCGCGGGCCGTGACCTGCGTCTTTCTATCTGTCTTTTCATCTATATAAGCAGGCGTTTGCAGACTCTGTCGAATGCTGCGTGTTGACCATTAATTCAGGGACCCCGACATGGAACTGGTTGTAAAAAGCGTTAGCCCGGAAACGTTGAAAACCGCCACGCTGGTGGTTGCCGTCGGCGAAAACCGCAAGCTCGGCGCCGTCGCCAGACAGCTCGACGAACTGTGCGGTGGCGCCATCAGCACCGTGATCAAACGCGGCGACCTCGCCGGCAAAGTCGGCCAGAGCCTGCTGCTGCACAGCCTGCCGAACCTCAAGGCCGAACGTGTTCTGCTGGTCGGCGTCGGCAAGGATGAAGAACTGGGCGACCGCCCGTTCCGCAAAATCATCGCTGGTGTCCTCAACACCCTTAAAGGTCTGGGCGGCAGCGATGCCGTGCTGGCGCTGGACGAAGTCGTGGTCAAGGGCCGCGACAGCTACGGCAAGACCCGCCTGCTGGCCGAAACCCTGGTCGACGGTCAATACACCTTTGACCAGTTCAAGAGCCAGAAAGCCGAACCGCGCGCGCTGAAGAAAATCACCCTGGTGACGATCAAGGCTGCCCAGGCTGAAGTCGAGCGCGCCGTGGCCCACGGTACTGCGATCGCCAACGGCATGGCGTTCACCCGCACCCTCGGCAACCTGCCGCCGAACATCTGCCACCCGACGTTCCTCGGTGAGCAAGCGAAAAGCCTCGGCAAAGAATTCAAATCGCTGAAAGTCGAAGTCCTCGACGAGAAGAAGATCAAGGACCTGGGCATGGGTTCGTTCTACGCCGTCGGCCAGGGCAGCGCCCAGCCACCGCGCCTGATCGTCATGCAATACAACGGCGGCAAGAAATCCGAGAAGCCCTACGCGCTGGTCGGCAAAGGCATCACCTTCGACACTGGCGGCATCAGCCTGAAACCGGGCGCCGGCATGGACGAAATGAAGTACGACATGGGCGGCGCAGCCAGCGTGTTCGGCACCCTGCGTGCCGTGCTCGAACTGAAACTGCCGATCAACCTGGTATGTATTCTGGCGTGCGCCGAGAACATGCCGAGCGGCAACGCTTCGCGTCCGGGCGACATCGTCACCACCATGAGCGGCCAAACCGTGGAAATCCTCAACACGGACGCCGAAGGCCGTCTGGTGCTGTGCGATGCGCTGACCTACTCCGAGCGCTTCAAGCCACAAGCGGTGATCGACATCGCCACCCTGACCGGCGCTTGCGTGGTTGCCCTGGGCGCACACACCTCCGGCCTGCTCGGCAACAACGACGAGCTGATCGGTCAACTGCTGAGCGCCGGCCAGACCGCTGACGACCGCGCCTGGCAACTGCCGCTGTTCGATGAATATCAAGAACAGCTGGACAGCCCGTTCGCCGACATCGCCAACATCGGCGGCCCGAAAGCCGGGACCATCACCGCCGCGTGCTTCCTGTCGCGCTTCACCAAGAACCTCAACTGGGCGCACCTGGACATCGCTGGCACCGCATGGACCAGCGGCGGCAAGGACAAGGGCGCCACTGGCCGTCCAGTGCCGTTGTTGACCCAATACCTGCTGGACCGCGCCAAAGCCTGAAACCGATGACCCGGGGCGGCGCTGTTTTCCAGCAGCGCCGCCTCTGGCTCAGGAACCGCAATGACCAAAGTCGACTTTTATATCCTGCCGAGCGCCGATCCTTCCGCGCGTCTGGATTTTGCCTGCAAGCTCACTGAGAAAGCCTGGCGCATGGGCCACCGCATTTACCTGCATTGCAGCGATGCCGCCCAGCGTGACGACCTCGATGCGCGCCTGTGGGCGTTCAAGGGCGAAAGCTTCGTGCCGCATGGCCCAGCCGAGAGCGAACCGGAAAGTCTGGTGGTGCTCGGGTTCGGCGACGACTGTGGCGCGCATCAGGATTTGCTGGTCAATCTCGACCTGAAAGTGCCGGGTTTTGCCAACAAGTTCGCCCGTGTGGCGGAAGTGGTGGTCGAAGATCCGACGAGCCGGGCAGCCGCGCGGGAGAGTTTCCGCTTCTACCGCGAACAGGGCTATCCTCTGCAAGACCACCGTTTACAGCGACTCTGAGTATTCCGATGGACACGCCAAAACCGCCACAAAAGTCCGCGCACCTGCTGGATGACCTCGAGTCGATCCGCCAACTGCTCGGCGATGACAACCTGCAACCGCCGTTGCTGACCGACACGGTCAGTGAAGACGAACAGGAACAGATTCCGATGTTATTCGAGGCCACCGGCAATACGCCGCAAGCCACCGAGGCTGCTGCTGCTGCTGCCCCTGTCCCAGCCCCTGCCCCAGCCGCGCAACCGGCTGACACCGCGAGCAAAGGCCCCGACGCTTTGCTGCACCTGGACAGCGAACTGCGCGCCGCCGCGCAATTGATCCTGCAAGACGTGATCGACGACTTCGCGCCGCACATCGAAACCGAGATCAAGCGCCGACTCGACGCGCGCATGGAACGGTTGCTCAGTCAGTACGACTAACCGCTGCCCCTTGTAGGAGCGAGCTTGTGTGGCGAGGGGGTTTACCCCCATTGGGTCGCGAAGCGGCCCTAAAACCTGCCACCGTAGTGTGTTTGGCGGACCGCATGCTCAGGTTTGACGACTGCTTCGCAGCCGAACGGGGGTAAACCCCCTCGCCACAAAAGCTCATGCCCACATTTAGCCTGCGCGCCGTCCGCCCCTGCTCGCTCTGCGTCCCATGCCCCGCTATACTCGTCGGCTTTTCCTGAATTACTGCCAATAGGGTCCCGCCGCGCATGGATAAGACCTACCAGCCGCACGCCATTGAAACTTCCTGGTACAACACCTGGGAGTCCGAGAATTACTTCGCCCCGCAAGGCGCGGGCGAGTCCTACACCATCATGATCCCGCCGCCGAACGTCACCGGCAGCCTGCACATGGGTCACGGCTTCAACAACGCGATCATGGACGCCCTGATCCGTTTCCGCCGCATGCAGGGTCGCAACACCCTGTGGCAGCCGGGCACCGACCACGCCGGCATCGCCACGCAAATGCTCGTGGAACGCCAGCTCGAAGCTCAGGGCCAGAGCCGTCACGACCTCGGTCGCGAGAAATTCCTCGAGAAAATCTGGGAATGGAAGGATCAGTCCGGCGGCAACATCAGCCGGCAGATCCGCCGCCTCGGCTCGTCCGTGGACTGGAGCCGCGAGCGCTTCACCATGGACGACGGCCTCTCGGAATCGGTGAAAGAAGCCTTTGTGCGCCTGCATGAAGACGGCCTGATCTATCGCGGCAAGCGGCTGGTCAACTGGGACACCAAGTTGCACACGGCGATTTCCGACCTCGAAGTGGAA
The window above is part of the Pseudomonas prosekii genome. Proteins encoded here:
- the lptG gene encoding LPS export ABC transporter permease LptG → MVKLDRYIGSSVFVAILAVLGIILGLATLFAFIDEMGDASDTYTLVDVLVYVLLTAPRRMYDMLPMAALIGCLIGLGSLASNSELTIMRAAGVSIGRIVWAVMKPMLVLMIAGVLIGEYVAPATEVAAQAKRSLAQGSGDAQSARHGLWHRQGDEFIHVNSVQPNGLLYGVTRYHFDKERNMLSASFAKRAEFDTDHWQLSEVTTTRFHEKNTEVVNAPVERWEVALSPQLLSTVVMAPESLSISGLWGYIHYLSDQGLANGRYWLAFWVKVLQPLVTAALVLMAISFIFGPLRSVTLGQRVFTGVLVGFTFRIVQDLLGPSSLVFGFSPLFAVLVPATVCGLAGVWLLRRAG
- the lptF gene encoding LPS export ABC transporter permease LptF, which gives rise to MIVFRYLSREVLLTLSAVSAVLLVIIMSGRFIKYLAQAASGQLDPGSLFLIMGFRLPGFLQLILPLGLFLGILLSYGRLYLESEMTVLSATGMSQQRLFRITLFPATLVALVVAWLSLSLAPQGANQFQLLLNKQDALTEFDTLEPGRFQALRDGTRVTYTETLTDDRVNLGGVFISQKNFSSDKKERGISVLVAEKGRQEIRPDGNRYLILENGFRYDGNPGQADYRKIKYDEYGVLLPKPDVSEEVTDRDAMTTLSLVGSDDIRARTELQWRLSLPLLVFIVTLMAVPLSRVNPRQGRFLKLLPAILLYMGYLTILIAARGALEKGKIPPALGLWWVHGIFLVIGLILLYWEPMRLKLASRRDAREVARG
- the lepA gene encoding translation elongation factor 4, translating into MSDLSHIRNFSIIAHIDHGKSTLADRFIQMCGGLAEREMEAQVLDSMDLERERGITIKAHSVTLYYTARDGIKYQLNFIDTPGHVDFTYEVSRSLAACEGALLVVDAGQGVEAQSVANCYTAIEQGLEVMPVLNKIDLPQADPDRVKEEIEKIIGIDATDAVECSAKTGLGVDEVLERLVHTIPAPTGNYEDPLQALIIDSWFDNYLGVVSLVRVRHGRVKKGDKILVKSTGKIHLVDSVGVFNPKHTATVDLKAGEVGFIIAGIKDIHGAPVGDTLTLSSTPDVDVLPGFKRIQPQVYAGLFPVSSDDFEDFREALQKLTLNDSSLQYTPESSDALGFGFRCGFLGMLHMEIIQERLEREYDLDLITTAPTVIFELLLKTGETIYVDNPSKLPDLSSIEDMREPIVRANILVPQEHLGNVITLCIEKRGVQHDMLFLGSQVQVTYDLPMNEVVLDFFDRLKSTSRGYASLDYHFDRYQSANLVKLDVLINGDKVDALALIVHKDNAHYKGRQLTEKMKELIPRQMFDVAIQAAIGGQIIARTSVKALRKNVLAKCYGGDVSRKKKLLEKQKAGKKRMKQVGNVEIPQEAFLAVLRLDS
- a CDS encoding DNA polymerase III subunit chi, whose translation is MTKVDFYILPSADPSARLDFACKLTEKAWRMGHRIYLHCSDAAQRDDLDARLWAFKGESFVPHGPAESEPESLVVLGFGDDCGAHQDLLVNLDLKVPGFANKFARVAEVVVEDPTSRAAARESFRFYREQGYPLQDHRLQRL
- a CDS encoding DNA polymerase III subunit chi — translated: MDTPKPPQKSAHLLDDLESIRQLLGDDNLQPPLLTDTVSEDEQEQIPMLFEATGNTPQATEAAAAAAPVPAPAPAAQPADTASKGPDALLHLDSELRAAAQLILQDVIDDFAPHIETEIKRRLDARMERLLSQYD
- a CDS encoding leucyl aminopeptidase; amino-acid sequence: MELVVKSVSPETLKTATLVVAVGENRKLGAVARQLDELCGGAISTVIKRGDLAGKVGQSLLLHSLPNLKAERVLLVGVGKDEELGDRPFRKIIAGVLNTLKGLGGSDAVLALDEVVVKGRDSYGKTRLLAETLVDGQYTFDQFKSQKAEPRALKKITLVTIKAAQAEVERAVAHGTAIANGMAFTRTLGNLPPNICHPTFLGEQAKSLGKEFKSLKVEVLDEKKIKDLGMGSFYAVGQGSAQPPRLIVMQYNGGKKSEKPYALVGKGITFDTGGISLKPGAGMDEMKYDMGGAASVFGTLRAVLELKLPINLVCILACAENMPSGNASRPGDIVTTMSGQTVEILNTDAEGRLVLCDALTYSERFKPQAVIDIATLTGACVVALGAHTSGLLGNNDELIGQLLSAGQTADDRAWQLPLFDEYQEQLDSPFADIANIGGPKAGTITAACFLSRFTKNLNWAHLDIAGTAWTSGGKDKGATGRPVPLLTQYLLDRAKA